AACACGACGGTGAGCGACAACACGCACAGCACCGCGATTTGCACCACACGCATGACAAAGAGTTTGCGCTCGTCTTGCACCAGCACCAGGGACCCTCCGCCGTCGCCGGTGACCACGTTGTCGGTGCCATTGCCAGAATATGTCGCCAGAGTCCCAGCGAGGGTCTGACTCCCGTTAAACAGTGCGCCCTGGGTCACGTCGAAGAAGGAGACGTTCATGTTTCCTTGCGGGTTATCAGCAAATAGACGCGCGACACAGTCTCACCACAAAACCTGGACTCCAAGCTGCCCAAACAGTTTGCGTCATGTGACTGTTCAGACAAAAATaagctgaagaaaacaaaaccaaggtAGGCTTTTCAAAGTCCAGGTCTACAGGTAATCATCGAGTTTTGCCTCAGTAATGTGCGTAATGACCACATCCACACCACCGGACTGTTGCTCCTGTCAAACAGCGTCGCACCAGGTGCAGCCAAAAGTAAGTTTCTTCAACTCAAAGTCCACGTTTTTCTGACTTTTAGTGAGTCTTCTTAGACAGCGTGAAAGCTGCAAAACGTGTTTCCCTTTGGTGTAATAAGAGACAGTCCCTTTTCGCCTGTGCTCGCCTGCGAACGCTTCTTTTGTGCCAAGTCTCTGGTGCGTTTTAAAGTGATGATGAGCTCCCCGTGGACCACACCACCACTCCCCACCAGGGGAGGTAGTCAGATGGCCTCAGATAATGCGCTGCTCctgtgatgttaaaaaaagcgaaagaaagaaataatctcTGAGCATTCACTCTACTTAGTCTACTCTGCCACTGGAGTAAAATTAGATCTGTTTCTAATGCAAACTAAACATTTAGCATTAGATTTTCTATTTATCTGGAGCAGTGGTGTAATTATGTAGTAAGACGTTTCCTAAAAACCCttcaacaaatgaatgaatttcaaaCAAGTGGTACTTCCTGTTAGTCTCATAATCCTTAATTAATTTAGCTTCATTCATGAGTGAGGCTAAATGACTCATAAACATGGATTTTTTTAAGTGCCCCTTGAAACCAAAAGGAGCATTTATGTATATCAATAATGCCTGAAAGCCTTTATTCTGACATAGCCTACATTAACTTTGAAGGCTTCTCATGAAACCTGAAAACATTCAGTTCAATCAAAATCAGAATGAGTCGCAGATTGTCATCTGCAACTTTGAGAGGTATTTATAGAGTTTAACGCCTGTTGCTGAGGAGACTATCGCTGTAACTTATAGAGAgccttgagagagagagaccaataTAGGCACGGCGAGCTATAACTTAGAATTGAAGACATGAATTAATAAAAGGTTGAACCATAGCAAATATTTATCAGAAATATTAGCTCCCTTGCTTTCACTGTGCCTGCGGTTTCCTAGGCAGCGGCTGAAATGAAACCCCTGAACAGCAGAcaactctgtgtttttattggaaTGTGTTATTCAAATATCACTTTGTCTTTCAAGTGTTGTGCGTAACTATCACTAACAGGTGGAGGTGAAACCCCAGCAACCTCATCTGTAAAGCAATATGAGCCTTGGGAAAGCTTTcatgaatgaagtgaaaagtttcaaatcattatttattcttattacAATAATAGAGTATTTTTCTATCTATATGAAGCTAATGTTATTCTCCCTCATCATTCACCTCCTTCTGAATGTATAATGTGAGGGTTTATTGATTAGTATTGTATTGACGGGCTGGATTTGTGGAAAAATATGTTAATACTTTAAATGCCATAATGTTATATTTACCTTTGAATTaccttttgttgtgttattggTTTAACAGTCTACATTACCAAATATTATCTCTACATATAGCAATCAGTTTGGGATAAATTGCTCAAAAAAAACTTGTagtattgttgtatttgtttaggTCAGCAGTTATTTTGTCTTAATGTAATTCTGCCTGTAATTTAAAATAACTCCAATGATTTTATTATTAGATTACTTATAAATATTTTAGCTGGTTTCCATCCATACAGGAAACTCGTTTGGGAATTCTGACATCATGTTCTCCTTTTTTCTGATGACTAAAAGTATCTACTCAGCACAGATTGATACTAGATGGAGATATACTCGGCCAGTAGGTTTGAGAGTTACCCAAAGTGGCCAGTTTGTGCTACGGGAAAATAATCTGACAAATAAGATTTCTAGCTAGGCTAGGCTAGGCTAGCTAGGTGAAATTTCAAAATTTTAAATTTGTGAAAATATCTGTGTAGATTTTTACGAAAACGTAACTGATGTGAGGAGGAAGGAACCTTAAAACCACTGAAATGATGTTCGATAACCAAATTAGAAATTATTAAACTATCTTGGCTGACTGGGAACcaatttaatatttattatctAATTTCATCCCAAAGGATTATAGCTGCTGCAAAAGatacagcagagaaacagcCTTTTCCTATTTTAT
The sequence above is a segment of the Enoplosus armatus isolate fEnoArm2 chromosome 17, fEnoArm2.hap1, whole genome shotgun sequence genome. Coding sequences within it:
- the rprml gene encoding reprimo-like protein, which encodes MNVSFFDVTQGALFNGSQTLAGTLATYSGNGTDNVVTGDGGGSLVLVQDERKLFVMRVVQIAVLCVLSLTVVFGIFFLGCNLMIKSESMINFLVKDRRPSKDVETVMIGLS